The Ostrea edulis chromosome 1, xbOstEdul1.1, whole genome shotgun sequence genomic sequence ATGCTGCTCCGTTTCTGTGTTTGAATTATATGACTACATTCTTATTCTGTGGGGCGTTTTTTCTGAGCCGGAACTCTACGATTAGCACCAAGATCATGGAGAGCACGAGTTCTCCGCCGGCGATGTAGAGTTTGAGATATTCACATAGATGATTGCTGTAAAGGTATCCAATAGTAAAACCAAGCGCCTGGAACATCCGAAGGTTAGAGAAGGCCGGCTCCTGCTTGTCCGAGAAAGCAAGACCTACTAACGCTGCAACACAAGCAATGCTTCTTGTTAACATTTGTTTGCAAGTTACTTTTGTGTTATAAATGAACAGAATTTATTATGTTTAGCTATCTAAAAGATCTaaaatgactttaaaaaatatcttttaagaGATTGTGCCTAGACAAACTGGAAACTGAAAATAAGTTTTTAGCTGCCTGTGACGACTGAAAACTACCTGCACTCTGCGTCTGCCAGATGGAATCCGCCAGTCCCCAAACTCCTGGAATGACGAAGAATATAATCAACTGTTTTCTGGCCAAATGCCAAAGTTCCATTGCAACCAGAGCTCCAATGTTTAGACCAGTAGCAACGATAAATAGGACGGGTCTTCCGACATGTTTGCTGAGGATACCGCTAATTGGAGACCCGATAGTGTTGGTGACTCCGAAACAAATCATGGTGTATCCTATCCATTCAATGCCGATTTCACACGTCACGTAAGCCTGATAAATATCCGTAAAAAGTCATTATGAGATTTATTTGACAATTTCCATGAATATGATACCAAAAATCTTAAGCAGGAAATATGCTTTGCATTAGATATGAGAGGACAGACTACACTTTTAGATATGAAAGGACAGACTACAGTTGTGTCGATCCTCATGAGCAGCATGCTAACAACCAGTTCATGTATTTCTGTGATAGACCGCTCTAtctactgattttgattacgtttatctgatcaagatatagggctcatggcgggtgtgacttatcaacagggaatgtttactcctcctaggcacctgatcccacctctggtatatccagggtccgtcttttccctactcttaattttctatattcttttataggatttttgagattgatcacttttcgttatcctcgttatcttcacttgttagTATGTGCAAATAATCTCTTCAAAATACTTCTTTGTATGCTTTTGTATTTAGACTGAATCCAACTGACAATTGAGATTTAAAGATTGCGAACCATGGTGCTGTTAATTCACCATTCTTAATTGATCAAACTCAAAACTATAGTTTCCTTCAAAAATACTAATTATCAGCAATCTTGTCACTCACCATCGTAAATTCAGCATATACTATCGTCTGCTCCAGACCAGTCCATAGATAGAACGGCACCAGCATGGCCATATTGGAGTTCGTGACAAGGAGACGAAGAGTGGACCCAAGTTTAGATTTAAAGGATTCAGTCGGTCCACTGACTTCCTGTTTCATCGGTCTGAGCATAACGATTGTGACGATTAAACCAACGACAGCAAAACCCATGTACACACTCAGAAGGATGATTTCGATTTTACTCTCGGGATGTACACCTGCTTTAGTTGTATTTTTGGTCTCTGGCTTAATAGTTATAGGACAAAAATTTCTTCCACAAAAATCGGGAGGAGTTGATACATTTAAAGAACTGTTTCCATTGACCAGAACTAAAGACGATATCAGATTCCCCCAGATCTGCGTGCTCTGGAAGGCTGCGCAGAAGATGCCAAAGAATTTACTAAGGATATGATCGAACGTTCCTTCAGTAATTCTCGCATATTCCATCGCAATGGACGTAACTAACGCACCCTGGGCGGTCCACATCAGTCCAGTCGCCAGCCCTTCGATTCCTGCCCCGGGGATAAGCACGTATCCTGCGGGGTAATAGTTGGCTGCAACATAAATGCATAGAGCAATCCATGAGATGATCAAGGCTCCTTTGCTTCCGATGTAACTAATGATAACTGGTGCCAAGAGACACGAGATAAGTCCCCCGCCCGTCAGAGCGGCTAATGAATACACCCCAACACCTGGATTTAAACTGGACTCTAGATTCTGTAATCCTGAGTATGCCGTGAAGGAAAATACCCACATAATACATATTGCTGCAAAGTTCAAGAGCAGTCTCCGCTTGATGGGTCGCGCCTCCTCTTCGTCGTATGAAATTAACCCCTCGTCCGTCATTTTCAACATGGCGATTTTTTTTCGCTTTCACTGAAGTAATATCATCTAACTTATCGCTACATTCACTATTCTTTTGTTTAATCACACCACTGCTGCAGACGACAGATATCCGTGTATTGTTCGCCTTATCGCACGTGATTGCCGTATCTTTTTCATGGAGTGTATCCATGACATGTGAATGATTTCGATGCAAAAGATGGAGAgcagagaaaaaaaatatgaaatattgattggCTGAAGATGTTTTTGGCTTTGGCtaaatcaaatgaatttttgcACTTCCCCTCGTATCATGCAATAATTTTAAAGAAGTTTTAGTGTTAACCGACCTGGATTGATAAGTTATCTACGAGACTGTCCAGTGTACGATTTGATTGCAATACTGTACGACGTAAGATAGATACATAACTACTCTAAATACACCCACCCTGATCTCTCCACCTGACCCCTGACGTTCAATAGAAGACTAACCTTGTTTATGTCACACTCGACTTAATTGGTATTGAATAATACAAATAGCAGCTCGATAATGACATTTGATCGCAGTTTTattctgtaaatataaatagaaatttaGATATGAAGTCTAGCACAAGCAGTATGTAATTTATGTGATGTCTGTAATTTTCATATGAACACAGACGATGAGAAGAGGGTGAATAAATTCAAGTTAGAATCGAAAACGATCCATTCCTTGTTATGTAGGATGGATGGGCAAGGGTTTCACTTGATTTAGTTTACGTAAGAAGATGAAGAGACTTATTTT encodes the following:
- the LOC125665558 gene encoding protein unc-93 homolog A-like codes for the protein MLKMTDEGLISYDEEEARPIKRRLLLNFAAICIMWVFSFTAYSGLQNLESSLNPGVGVYSLAALTGGGLISCLLAPVIISYIGSKGALIISWIALCIYVAANYYPAGYVLIPGAGIEGLATGLMWTAQGALVTSIAMEYARITEGTFDHILSKFFGIFCAAFQSTQIWGNLISSLVLVNGNSSLNVSTPPDFCGRNFCPITIKPETKNTTKAGVHPESKIEIILLSVYMGFAVVGLIVTIVMLRPMKQEVSGPTESFKSKLGSTLRLLVTNSNMAMLVPFYLWTGLEQTIVYAEFTMAYVTCEIGIEWIGYTMICFGVTNTIGSPISGILSKHVGRPVLFIVATGLNIGALVAMELWHLARKQLIIFFVIPGVWGLADSIWQTQSAALVGLAFSDKQEPAFSNLRMFQALGFTIGYLYSNHLCEYLKLYIAGGELVLSMILVLIVEFRLRKNAPQNKNVVI